Part of the Natronobacterium gregoryi SP2 genome, ACCGGGACGCCGGTACAGCCCTCCGCGTGAGACCGACTACCGCCCGGTCTTTCTGGTGTGGCCGCGCCGGCAGTGTTGCTGTCCCGGCACGTCTCGAGAAATCGAACGACCGGCAATCGGTTCGAAACGGAGGTCCGTCCGTTCTCGGGAAGACGGGTATCGGATCGAGTCGTTACGATACGCCTTCGTTTGAGGCGCATCTGGCGGAGTCGGCAGGTAGTTCGGTCGAACAACAGCTATATTCACACTCCACGTGACAGTCACTCAATGGCACGACTCGAGCGCATCCGGACGTATCCCGTAAAGAGTCTCGACGGCGTCGACCGCGAGGAAGTGACGATCCGCGAGAACGGCACGCTCGCCGGCGACCGAACGTTCGCTCTCTTCGACGCCGACGGAAAACTCGTCGAAGGGCCGCGGACGGACCGCGTCCACGACATTACGAACGAATACGACCCAGAGACAGGAACTCTGACCGCCGACATCTCGGGTTCCGACGAGAACGGACCGCGACAGTTCGATCTCGGCACCGATCGAGGCCGTGGTCGTGCGGCCGCGTGGTTCTCGGACGTCTTCGAGTTTGGCGACCTCACACTCGAGCGCGACGAGGATCGCGGCTACGTCGCTCGAAACGGAATGGGAACGTCAGTAATCAGCACTGCAACGCTCGAGACGGTCGCCGACTGGTTCGAGGATCTCACGGTTGAAAGCGTTCGACGACGGATGCGTGCGAACCTCGAAATTTCGGGCGTCGAGCCGTTCTGGGAGGATCGATTCGTCGGAGACGATGCGCCGGCCTTTGTTGTCGGCGGCGTGCGACTCGAGGGAGCGACGCCCTGTGCGCGTTGTGTCGTCCCCGGGCGCGACCCCGACACGGGCGAGCCCCTGCCTGAGTTCCGGGAGCGGTTCGTCGAGAAGCGCCGGGAGACGTTGCCCGACTGGGCCGACGAGGAGGCGTTCGACCACTACTACACGCTGATGCTCATCGCCGACGTCGTCGAAGCGGATCGAGGGACGACCCTCGCCGTCGGCGACACCGTGGAAACGCTCGACTGACACGGATTGCTGTACCGATTTACCGTGCAACCGCCGTCCGGAACGCAGTCGCACCGGAAATGACTGCCAGTAAATCGTACGATGGGACGCTGGACTCGAGGGTCGAGAGTCGAACGTCACGAGTCGAGAAGCCGAACGAAAGCAGCGACAGGACGAAACTGGCCGACAGATCTGCGTGTCAGGATTCCGCTTCCGATTCTGCTTCGTCGTCGGTCTCGGAACTCGAACCCGCCTCGAGGTCGTACTCCCACTCCTGGTAGCCGCCTTCCATACTCGCGACGGCGTCGGCGTCGACGTCCTCGTAGCTCCCGATGAGCCGGGCTGCCTGGATCGAACTCTGGCCGATCGGACAGGCGACGACGACATCATCGCCCCACTCGTACTGGTCGATCGCCGTCGACAGTTCGTTCATCGGGACGTTAACCGCACCGGGAATGTGGCCGCGCTCGTACTCCCGTTCGGGGCGGATGTCGACGATCTGGACGCCGTCGCCGTTCTCGAGTTTCTCCTTGACCGCGTCCGGTGAGATCTCTTCGACCATGACTCGCCGTTCGTTCTCCCGAGAAAAAACGTCGTCGGGTCGTCGGTCGTCACCGCCCGGGCGTTCGAGAGGTGTCCTCGAGCGATTTGCAAACCCGGACTCGTTCTCCCTCGAACGTCTCGTCGTCCTCACGCCAGCGCCACGACCCGACGTAGGGGTAGCCGTCGAGCGCGACGATGACGTAGGAGACGTCGGGCCAGGTCGCTCGGTCGACGTCTCTCGGCGTCGGTTCCGTCGGCCCAGCCGGATGAGAGTGGTAGAACCCGGCAATCTCGAGGTCCTGCGCTTCGATTCGCTCGATGACCTCGAGTTGTTCTTCCGGATCGAGCGCGTACCGGATCTCGGGGTTCTCGGCGACGTTCTCGGTCGAGTAGGCGTCGGTGACGACGGTCCGGTCCGTGCCGTACTCACCTGCGAGGACGCCACACACCTCGTGGTCGTCGCCGTCGTACGCCCGATAGACGAGATCGTCGTAGACCGTTCTCGGTAGTTCGATCATCGAGTGTTTCTCGTCCGCTGGTACGGACCGAGGGCCTTCCAACCTGTCGACGGCCACGACCCCGACCGTCACCGTTTTTCGTCGGCCGATAGATTGTTGTCACATGTCAACTGATACCACTCCTGGGCGAATCGATCACGACCGGCGATCGTTCCGGTACTTCCGCAACGCCGTCGAACGACACTGGGACCCCCACGAAATCGGCCTCGCCCCCGACCGCGAAGCGATTCGAGAGGTTCCGGAGCCCGCGTTCGACGGGCTGCGCGAGACGCTCGCGCTGTTCGGCGCCGGCGAGGAGGCCGTCACCGAGGACCTCTCGCCGCTCGGCGTCGTCCTCGAGGACGTTGCCGACCAGCTATTCGTGACGACCCAGCTCTACGAGGAGGCCAAACACGCCGACTTCTTCGATCGCTACTGGCGGTCGGTTATCGCGCCCGAAGAGGAACGTCGTGGCCTCGGGCCAACCTCGCCGACCGACGACCGGTGGTTCTCCGACCCATACGACGAACTGTTCGAACGTAACGAGACGGCGATGCACAGGTTGCTGCGCGAAGACACCCCCGAGAACCGGGCGCTCGCGTACTGTCACTACCACATGGCGATCGAGGGAATCCTCGCCCAGACGGGCTACTACGGCGTCCAGCGGAATTTCAGCGGCGAGTACGCGGAACTGCCACAACTACCGGGGCTGGTCGAGGGGTTCTCCCGCATCCGCAGCGACGAAGGCCGACACGTCGGGTTCGGCATGTGGAAACTCGAGACGCTCGTCCGGGAGGAGGACGTCGATCCGACGCTGATCGAAGACACCGTCGGCGAACTCGCAATGTTCGTCCAGGGAATCGTCGGCGAGTCGACAGAGGAGGGCGCGATCGGCGTCGACGACGAGACCCTCGTCGGCTACGCCGCGGAGAAACACCACGACCGAATGACCCAGATCGTCGACGACAGTGAGTTGCCAGACGTCGAGGAACTGGTCGCACTCGAGGAGTAGTCGCTCGCACAGTACAGCGGAGATCGAAACAGCGGTTCCTGTTAGGCCGTCGTTAGCCCTATTTGTTAGTGGGCCAACAATATGTGTATGCGCGACAATCAGCGGAGTGCGTCCAGTCTTCCGTCGACGTAGCCCGAACTGAACGCTCGCGCGGAAGCACTGCTTCTCACCGTCACGCTCCGTATCGGATCGGTGTCCCTGGTTGCGATGGCGGGCGGGGAACTCGAGACGATGGTGCTGGTCGTACTGACTGGAATCGCCGTCGTCGTTCTCGGAACGACGCTCGTCCGACTGTCAGACCGTCTCCACACGAGCAGGTAGTCGGGTGAGACGGACAAGTGCCACTGCACGCGACGTCGGGTTCTCGACACTGTTTTCGCCGGCACCGTGAACGCACGAGTGTCCTGTATTTCGCTCGAGCACGATCCCTGCTGGCTCGGTTGGGATCAGTGGTCACCTGAGACGGACTGCTGTCCCGATGTCCCGGCGTGACCCCCGGAGCGCGCGATCGCGCCGGCACTGACTTCCAGCAAACCGTCTGACTCTGTATCCAGCCGAGTACTTCTCGCGTTCTGACGTGAGCGGCCGTCTCGTGTTCGATTAGCTGCCCGATTTTCTCGCAGGAAGGCACTCGAGGCGACAGTCACACGATGTATGGCCGCGTACGGACAACAGCAAAAATACCCACAAACGTGTATAATTATGTGTGTGGGACGGCTGTTGAAAGCACAAACACGGGGGTTTTTATCCACTCGAGACGCTACGGTCGACCATGACTGATGGGCGGGGCGAGACTCCCCGGCGAACAGGGATGACCGAAAAGTGTGGCGTCGTCGGCGTCTCACTCGACGGTCGATCGGCGGCGCGACCGTTGTACTACGCGCTGTACGCGCTCCAGCATCGCGGCCAGGAGTCGGCCGGAATCGTCACCCACGACGGCTTCCAGCAACACAGTCACGTCGAAATGGGGCTCGTAGGCGACGCTTTCGACGAGGACGACCTCGACGGACTCGCTGGCTCGGCCGGGATCGGCCACGTTCGCTACCCGACCGCCGGCTCGGTCGACACGTCGTGTGCCCAGCCGTTTTCCGTCTCGTTCAAGAGCGGCTCGCTGGGGCTCTCGCACAACGGGAACCTCGTCAACGCCGACGAGATCCGCGACGAACTCGCCGCCGTCGGCCACGCCTTTACCAGCGACGGTGACACTGAAGTCATCGCCCACGACCTCGCGCGCAACCTGCTCGAGGAGGACCTCGTTCGGGCGGTCAAGCGCACGATGGGTCGTGTCCACGGCTCGTACTCGTTGACGATCAGCCACGACGACACCGTCCTCGGGGTTCGAGATCCGCAGGGGAACCGACCGCTCTGTATCGGACGGCTCGAGGACGGCTACATCCTCGCCTCGGAATCGGCGGCGATCGACACGCTGGACGGCGAACTCGTTCGGGACGTTCGCCCTGGCGAACTGGTCGTCCTCGACGACGACGGCCAGGGGTTTGACTCCTACCAGTTGGTCGAGAAAGAACACACCGCTCACTGTTTCTTCGAACACGTCTACTTCGCTCGCCCGGACAGCGTCATCGACGACACGCTCGTCTACGAGGCGCGACGGAACCTGGGGCGCAAGCTCTGGGAGGAAAGCGGCGTCGAGACCGACGTCGTGATGCCGGTGCCTGACTCCGGACGCGCTTTCGCGTCGGGATACGCGGACGCGGCGACCGAAACGACCGCCGACGGTGAACCCCGGGCCGAGGCCGACGACGGCGTCGAGTTCGCCGAGGGGTTGATGAAGAACCGATACGTCGGCCGGACGTTCATCATGCCAACCCAGGGCGAACGTGAACGTGCGGTACGGCTGAAACTCAACCCGATCAAGTCCACCGTCGAGGGCAAGACCGTCACGCTCATCGACGACTCGATCGTCCGTGGAACGACCTCGACGCAACTCGTTCAGTTGCTCAAAGACTGCGGCGCAGAGGAGGTCCACATGCGAATCGGCGCGCCGGAGATCGCTGCACCGTGTTACATGGGGATCGACATGGCCACCCGCGAGGAGCTGATCGCTGCTGACAAAACCGTCGACGAGATCCGCGACGCAATCGACGCCGACAGTCTCGCCTACCTCTCGCCCGACGCCGTCGCGGAGGTGCTCGAAACGGATCGGATCGACCTCTGTCTTGGCTGTGTTACTGGCGAGTATCCCTACGACATCGAGGGCGAAGCGACCGACCGCGACGTCAGTCGTCCCGATCTCGAGGATGGGACGTTGGCGGCCGACGATTGAGACGGAGTGCTGTAACTAGTTGCCGCCGATCGCAGCCCCGTTCTGGCGATCGGCGGTATTTGACCACAGGAAACCGTCTGAGGTGGGTCACTGTCCCGGTAGCCCGACACGACAGCGGGCCGGTGTGGGGTGTGCCGTCACTGACGGCAGTAGTCGAGACGGTCACGCGGCGAGTCGAGTTCGATCTCGATCGTCAGTACACCACGTGCAACAGCACGTAGACGACGATACCAAGTGTAAACGAGACTAGCCACAGGCTCGCCGCCAGCCGGCCAAACCGTGCGTGGTTCGTTCGACGGAGTTCTTCGATGGGATACGCAAACGCGAGCAAGAGCGCATAGTAGACGAGCGGGACGCAGACGACAGCCAGAAAGACGTGGATGACGAGTATCGGCAGGTAGACGAACTGGTAGACCGTCTCGGGACCGGGGAACGGTTCGGGGCCACCAACCGCGACGAGTCGATAGAGGTACAGCACCAGAAACGCCGCGAACAGCCCGAACGAGGCGAGCATCGCGATCCGGTGGCGGTCGACACTCCCACGACGAATCGCTCGCCAGCCGTAGGTGATCGTCGCGATCGCAGTCACGCTGATGGCGACGTTGACGTGCGGAATCAGGTCCAGGAACCACTGCGGTGCGGCCGGAACGGTCGATTGCGGAATCCGCCCGCCAGCAGCCGCAAAGACCACCGCGAGCGAGACGACGCTCAAACCGATCGTCAACTCGGATACGCGCTCTCGAGGGACGTACTCCATACCCGATGGTTCGACCGAGATGGCAAAGGGGTTACTGTCCGGTGTGGTCTCTACTCTCACGTGAACGCGAGGAACCGGAAGTATCGACGAAGCCGTTGCTAGCCGGTGTCGTTCTCGGACGGAATTGTGCGTGTGTGATGTCCACGAAGGGACATCACCTGCATCGTTGCGTGGCGGACGAACCGCCCTGCGACGCGTGGGACCGGATTCGAACCACGGTCGCGCCGGAGGGGCTCTCTGATTCGAATCCGGCCGTGTGCATCGAGGTGCTGGCGGGATTGCTCGCACCGTAGCGGTGCGTGAGGCAAGTATCGAACTTTCGTCGTCTTGCTTTCACGGCCTCGCCGTTCCGCATTTGCGTGGTGGTTCGCGCCACGCGTCGCTCCACGACGACGTTCACGATCGGTGAAACCGGTCGCCCACCGGTGGACCTACGGGACAACGACTTTCGACGGACTCGTCGCTATTCGGTGTCGTTCTCGGAAGGAATTATGCGTGGGTGATGTCCACGAAGGGAGATCACCTGCATCGTTGTGTGGCGGATGAACCGCCGTGCGATGCGTGGGACCGGATTCGAACCGGCGGACCCCTACGGGACAGCGCCCTCAACGCTGCGCCGTTGGCCTGGCTTGGCTACCCACGCTCGCGCTTTCTTTCTCCGCATCAATCCGTACCCAGTGTGATTATAAAAGACCTTTCCTTTCGGTCGGTGTCTGCGTCGAGGTCACACGCATACAGGGAGACAATTCTTCTCGAGGGGCCGGTCGGCCCGCAAACATCGCGCTGTGGCAAAGTTGAAATGCTGCAGTGGCCAAATTACCGCATGGCGAAATATTCGACCGGTTCGTCCGCCAGTGGCGGTGGGACGAACTGTGAACTCTGCGGTGCGGAGAGTAACTCCCTCGAGCTCGCTTCAGTTGCGGGGGCCGAACTCGAGGTCTGTCCGGACTGTACACCCCACGACGACCAGCAGCGAACGCAGTCCCGAAGCAGCGACTCGGACTCGAGTCGCCGCGACGACGAGCCCAGCCGTAAACAGAAGGCTGCACAGAACGTCGCGAAGGCGAACCCGGTCTGGGACGGCGACTCAGAGCACTGGGAGGAAGAGGGGACGAACTACGACGACGATCCGCTTCCGTACCTCGTCTCGGACTACGGCGAGAAGACGACGGAAGCGCGACAGGCGGCCGGCCTCCAGCGTGAGGAACTCGCGGAGGAACTCGGCGCACGCGAAACGGATCTGCTCGCCGTCGAGCAGGGCCGGGCGACGCAGGCCGGCATCGGCGGCGGACTCATCGAGGCGCTCGAGGAGCGACTGGACGTGACGCTCTCGGAGTGACGAAAGGACACAGGAAGCGACAGGTTCGGCGAGCAGACTTTTACTCTCGGACGACGGAGTGAAACCGATGAGCGGGCAACTGGCGGCAGCGGAGCCGTACGCCACGCGGTTCGAAACCGAAGTGACGTCGATCGACGGCAATCGGGTCTGGCTCGAGCGGAGTTACTTCTACGGCGAGAGCGCCGGCCAACCCGCCGATCGTGGCACGATCGACGGGATCGGGGTCGTCGACGTCCAACTGGTCGACGGAAATCTGGTCCACGTGCTGGCACAAGAGCCTTCGTTCAGGGTCGGTGCGCGCGTCCTCTGTTCGATCGATTGGTCGTTCCGGATGTACTGTATGCGGGCCCACACTGCCAGTCACGTCCTCTACGGTGCCGCACGGCAGTTGCTCGCGGATCTCGAGTACGGCGGCGTCGACATCGGCGAAGAGAGTGTTCTGGTCGACCTCGAGACGAGTACAACGGTCGACGACGAGACGCTGATCGAACTCGACGAACTCGTGAACCGGGCAGTCTGGGAGTCCCGACCGGTCAGCTGGGACGACGCCCCAGTCTCCGAGGCCCGCGAGCGTGACGATGTCGTGTTCGACGAGGGAGCCGAGGACGGTGCGGTCGAGAAAGGCCGCGTCCGTCTCGTCACGATCGGCGGCGAGGAAGACAACGGCGGGAACGGAAACGGGCTCGCGAGCGGAACGACCGTCACCGTCGCCGGCGACACGACCGAGTCGCGGGACGCGTGGGACGTCACAGCCTGTGGCGGAACGCACGTTCGGAACACCCGCGAGATAGGGCCTGTGACCGTCCTCGACCGTTTCACGCCCGAGTCGGGAACGACACGGATCGAACTCGCCGTCGGGCCGCGGGCGATCGAACGCCGCGAAGCCGAGAAGCGCGCTGCACTCGCCTCGCGTCGACTACTCGGGACGCCACTCGAGGCGGCCAGCGACGAACTCGCCCGTCTGGACGCCGAATCGGACGTGGCAGAACGATTGCGATCGCTGGTCGGTAGATTGGAGACCGACGCGAGCTGACAATTCCGACGCTGGCCGACCGCTGACGACGCTGGCCGCAGTTATTACCGGAGTGATGGCGAAGAGATGTCTATGAGCATCGACTACACGAAGCTGCGCGACCCGAACGCGGAGTATACGATGCGAGATCTCTCCGCGGAGACGATGCAAGTCACTCGCGAGCGCGGGGGTGGACGGGACGTCGAGATTACGGACGTCCAGACGACGATGGTCGACGGCAACTTCCCGTGGACGCTGGTTCGGATCTACACCGACGCCAGCATCGCCGGCACCGGGGAAGCCTACTGGGGTGCGGGCGCGCCCGAACTGATCGAGCGAATGGCACCGTTTCTCGAGGGCGAGAACCCACTCGACATCGACCGTCTCACGGAGCATCTCGTCCAGAAGATGTCCGGCGAGGGCTCGATCGGCGGCGTCACCGTCACCGCGATCTCGGGCATCGAAGTCGCACTGCACGACCTCGTGGGCAAGATCCTCGAGGTACCGGCCTATCAGTTGCTCGGTGGCAAGTACCGCGACGAAGTGCGGGTCTACTGTGACTGTCACACCGAAGCAGAAGCCGATCCGATCGCCTGTGCGGACGAGGCCGAACGCGTCGTCGACGAACTCGGCTACGACGCACTCAAATTCGACCTCGACGTCCCCTCCGGCCACGAGAAAGATCGTGCCAACCGCCATCTACGTTCACCCGAGATCGAACACAAGACGAGCATCGTCGAAGCCGTCACCCAACGCGTCGGCTCGCGGGCCGACGTCGCCTTCGACTGTCACTGGACGTTCTCGGGTGGCTCCGCGAAACGACTCGCAAAGCGCCTCGAGGAGTACGACGTCTGGTGGCTCGAGGACCCAGTGCCGCCGGAGAATCACGACGTCCAGCGCGAGGTCACCCAGTCGACGACGACCCCGGTTGCGGCCGGCGAGAACGTCTACCGCACTCACGGGCAGCGCCGGCTACTCGAGGAGCAGGCAGTCGACATTATTGCACCGGACATGCCCAAGGTCGGCGGGATGCGAGAAACCCGGAAGATTGCCGATCTGGCCGATCTCTACTACGTTCCGGTGGCGATGCACAACGTCGCCTCGCCGGTCGCGACGATGGGCAGCGTCCACGTCGGCGCGGCGATTTCGAACACGCTCGCGGTGGAGTACCACTCCTACGAACTCGGCTGGTGGGAGGATCTCGTCGAGGAAGACGTCATCGAGGACGGCTACATCGAGGTTCCCAAAGAGCCGGGACTGGGGGTGACGCTGGATATGGACGTCGTCGAGGAGCAGATGGTCGAGGGTGAGGAACTCTTCGACGAGGCGTAAGCCTCGCTAAACTCGAGCGCTCTCTCGAGACGAGTCGGTTGCAGTCGAGACTGGTGGTCGTCCGACTGGATCGGCGAGCGAGGCGAAATCGGCGGTAATTGAATACAGTGGTCCGTATGCGTCACTCCGGCCAGTTGACCGCCCGTTCCGGAGCCCGGGGGACGTGGCCGCCGCGCTCGCGGGCCTGCTCGACGTACTCCTGAAGGGCCGGCCGGAACTCCGGTGTGGCACACTCGACGAGCGCCGCTGCACGCTCGAGCGGTGACGTGCCCCGGAGATCGGCGACGCCGTGTTCGGTGACGACGGCGTCGACGGCGTGTTCTGTCACGTCGACGTGCGTGACCTCCGGTACGATAGTCGAAATCTCCCCGCCTGCGGCAGTTGCCGGTGTGGCGATCACCGTCAGGTGTGCGTTCGGATTGAAGTCGACGCTTCCGCCGACGCCGCTGACGAGTCGGGAGCCGCCGATGTGGGTCGCGTTGACGTGGCCGTAGAGGTCGACCTCGATGGCACTGTTGACTGCCACGACGCCGAACCGATCGATCAACGACGGCGCATTCGAGATGTCCGACGGACGCAGGACGATATCCTCGGCGAACGCAGACGGCGACTCGAACAGTCGGTCCTGCCCCTCAGCCGAGAGCGCGAGCGAGGTCGCACTCGCGGCCTCGAGAACGCCGTCCTCGAGCAGATCGAGCAGGCCGTCCTGAATCACCTCACCGAAGTACCGGAGCCCAGTATCGCTATCGGCTAACGTCGAGTCCGACAGCGCGCTCATGAGGGCGTTTCCGAGGCTACCGACGCCGAACTGGAGCGTCGGTGCCGCGCCGAACACCGGGTCGGTCTCGTACTCGGTCTCGAGCAGCGAAATGAGGTTGTCGGCGATCGCTTGGTCGGCGTCGGTCGGCTCGCGGAACACGTACGGATCGTCGCGGTCGTCGGTCCGGACGACCGCCCGGAGCTTCGACGGATCGAACGACACCGCTGCATCCCCGATCCGATCGCCCGGGGACGCGAGGTCGATCGGCGTCCGGTTCGGTGGCACGTCGCGGACGACGACGTCGTGGAACTGGGCGAGCGCTCGCGGTTGTGCGTCGTTGACCTCGACGATCACTTCGTCGGCTGCGCGCACGTACGCCGGTGTCTGTCCGACCGACGTGGATGGGATCAGCCAGTCGGAGCCGACGGCGACTGCTTCGACGAGCGCGACGTCTGGATCGGCGACGCGTCCGAGCCGGATGTCGTCGCTCATCCCGGCGATACTGCGATCGGCGAACGCGATCGAGCGATCGTTGACTGCTGTCCGCGCGGCGTCCGTCGCGACGAACGGATACCGCCGGTCGACGCCACCGGCCTCGACGAGCGTCGTGTCGAGTGGGTCACCGACGCTCCCGCCCGAGACGATCGTCAGTCCAGGGTCGCGGTCGCCGGCATCGGCTGCGCGAGCAAGCGCCAGTGGGACCGCCTTCGGGTCGCCGACGCTGCCGAATCCCGAGACGGCGACCGTCGCGTCGTCGTCGATCGTCGCCGCAGCAGCGTCGGCGTCGACGACCGGAAGGCTTGCCTCGTGGTCGATCCGTGGCGGAAGGTCGTCCGTAAGCGTCGGCGTGCTCATTGGTCTGGCTGGGTTCCGATTCCGTCCGGCCACCCTGGCGGCTGCTCCGGAGTGGGGTTTGCAGACTCCCGTTTGAGTACCATCGGCGTCCGCTCGAGCGAGAGGACGAGGTCGTCGTCCTGGTTGTACGCCCGCAACTCGGTCGTGACGATGCCGACGTGGTCGCGCGACTCGGACTCGCGTTTGGAGATCACTTCGCTCTCGGCGAAGATCGTGTCGCCGTGGAAGACGGGCGCGTGGTGGGTAACGTCGTCGTAGCCGAGATTCGCCGTGGCGTTCATACTCACGTCGATGACGCTCATGCCGACGGCCAACGAGATGACGTACAACCCGTTCACCAGCCGTTCGCCGAACTCCGTCTCGGCGGCGTAGGGTTCGGTGAAGTGCATCGGGTTCACGTTCTGTGTCAGGTTCGTGAACCAGACGTTGTCCGTTTCGGTGACCGTTCGTCCGTAGGGGTGTTTGTACACGTCGCCGACGCTGAAGTCCTCGTAAAAGCGACCGTGCCAGCCGGTGCAAACGCGCGTGTCGGTATCGTCCGCTTCTGTGTTGTCAGTCATGGGTCGTGTGAATCGGTGTGTGATGGTTCTCTGGCTGTTCGTTCTACAGACGGTTCGGCTGCGTTCGTCGGTGTCGGGCGAGCGTCCGACGCATCTCGTTGGTGACGATGGCATACCCCTCGTCGAACCCCATGCCGGGCTTTGCGAGGAGTTGTGCAGCGTCGGTTGCCAGGCCAACGTGGACGGTCGCACGCGCCGACGTAGTCGTCTCGTTACAGGTACCGCCGAGATACGCTCGCACGTCGGTGTCCTGGCAGTATCTGACGGCACGACCGCTCTCGAGGAGGGAGCCGACATCCGGCGACTTTACCTGTACGACATCTGCTGCGCCGGCGTCGACGAATGCCTCGACGTCTTCACGGCGGTCACACCACTCGTCTGCAACCAGGTCGACAGGAACGTCGGCAGCCGCGAGCCCGTCCCGGAGCGATCGCATGGCCGCGATCTGTGCCTCCCGGCTGTCGGCGAGAACCGGTTCCTCGAGCTGGAGGGAGTAGGGAGCGGCCGCCTGCCGCAGGTCGTCGACGTACTCGATAACGGCAGAACGGTCGTACGGCGGCTCGAACAGCTCCCCGAGCATTCCGTACACGTCGACGTGAAACCGTGGGTCGTACTCGTGGTCGCCGAGTTCGGTCGTGCGGTCGGCGAGCCACGAGAGGTACTCGACGAGTCGACGGCCGTCCGGCCCGACCGTCTCGAGGCTGTTGAACAGGCCGTGTGGGAGTACGTCCACGCGCTTGAGCAACATCTTTTCAGCGCCACGTCGGCGGTCCGAGCCGGACTGTCCGAACACCGGGAGCGGCTCGGTCGCCGGCTCGGTGTCGAGAGCCTCGGCGAGGACGCGAGTTCGTGTCGTCTCTGCGGCCGCAGCCGCGGCAGCGACGAGTGCCTGCGAGACGCCGTACTCGACGGCGGAGTGACAGTCCAGTTCTTCGAGGACGGCGGCGTTCTGCTCGAGGGAGTCGGCCGGTCGCCCGACGAGTGCGTCTCGCAGGTCGCCTTCGACGAGCTCGACGTGGTCGTCGGCCCGGAACACCGGGTCCCGTTCACCGACGCCTGCGTACTGGACCGCCGCACAATCCCCTCGGACGACGCGTCCATCGCCGAGCGCGAGTTCGACGAGGACTGCCTCGCCGGGTTCTCGAATGCGGTCGAACCCAGGGGTTTCCGGCTCTCCGGCGTACGCGAACCCGTCCGGTTCCGCGCCGGCAGCGATGGCAGCCTGG contains:
- a CDS encoding acetyl-CoA hydrolase/transferase C-terminal domain-containing protein — protein: MSTPTLTDDLPPRIDHEASLPVVDADAAAATIDDDATVAVSGFGSVGDPKAVPLALARAADAGDRDPGLTIVSGGSVGDPLDTTLVEAGGVDRRYPFVATDAARTAVNDRSIAFADRSIAGMSDDIRLGRVADPDVALVEAVAVGSDWLIPSTSVGQTPAYVRAADEVIVEVNDAQPRALAQFHDVVVRDVPPNRTPIDLASPGDRIGDAAVSFDPSKLRAVVRTDDRDDPYVFREPTDADQAIADNLISLLETEYETDPVFGAAPTLQFGVGSLGNALMSALSDSTLADSDTGLRYFGEVIQDGLLDLLEDGVLEAASATSLALSAEGQDRLFESPSAFAEDIVLRPSDISNAPSLIDRFGVVAVNSAIEVDLYGHVNATHIGGSRLVSGVGGSVDFNPNAHLTVIATPATAAGGEISTIVPEVTHVDVTEHAVDAVVTEHGVADLRGTSPLERAAALVECATPEFRPALQEYVEQARERGGHVPRAPERAVNWPE
- a CDS encoding methylaspartate ammonia-lyase; this encodes MTTIEDVSATPGMTAFFADDQAAIAAGAEPDGFAYAGEPETPGFDRIREPGEAVLVELALGDGRVVRGDCAAVQYAGVGERDPVFRADDHVELVEGDLRDALVGRPADSLEQNAAVLEELDCHSAVEYGVSQALVAAAAAAAETTRTRVLAEALDTEPATEPLPVFGQSGSDRRRGAEKMLLKRVDVLPHGLFNSLETVGPDGRRLVEYLSWLADRTTELGDHEYDPRFHVDVYGMLGELFEPPYDRSAVIEYVDDLRQAAAPYSLQLEEPVLADSREAQIAAMRSLRDGLAAADVPVDLVADEWCDRREDVEAFVDAGAADVVQVKSPDVGSLLESGRAVRYCQDTDVRAYLGGTCNETTTSARATVHVGLATDAAQLLAKPGMGFDEGYAIVTNEMRRTLARHRRTQPNRL
- a CDS encoding MaoC family dehydratase; this translates as MTDNTEADDTDTRVCTGWHGRFYEDFSVGDVYKHPYGRTVTETDNVWFTNLTQNVNPMHFTEPYAAETEFGERLVNGLYVISLAVGMSVIDVSMNATANLGYDDVTHHAPVFHGDTIFAESEVISKRESESRDHVGIVTTELRAYNQDDDLVLSLERTPMVLKRESANPTPEQPPGWPDGIGTQPDQ